In Paraflavitalea devenefica, the following are encoded in one genomic region:
- a CDS encoding GNAT family N-acetyltransferase, with product MNVIEVNNPRAARQFIDLPKKLYKDDPNWISPLDNDVEAVFDPLRNVFFEHGVCTRWLLYDNNGQLIGRIAAFINYEKAYKHPQPTGGAGFFDCINDIKAAHLLLGTAKAWLQGHGMEAMEGPVNFGENDKFWGLLIEGFKPPSLGMNYNPPYYQHFFESYGFEKSYDQLTNFLDITVPFTERFTKIADWVMKKPGYSFRHFDKKHFVKFAEDFREIYNDGWSTFDNFTPIEMGVIKESFRQMKAIMDERILWFAYYNEEPIGFVVCLPDINQVLKHVNGKLNLWGKLKFLWYKKTMTIDRLRIIILGCKKKYQNHGIESALIRSLQLEVVPRGTVKGVELAWVGDFNDKMLAIHAATGAKLDKVHRTYKLVF from the coding sequence ATGAACGTGATTGAGGTTAACAATCCCCGTGCAGCCCGTCAATTTATTGACCTGCCCAAAAAGTTGTATAAGGACGATCCCAACTGGATAAGTCCGCTGGATAATGATGTGGAAGCTGTTTTCGATCCTTTGAGGAATGTTTTTTTTGAGCATGGCGTATGCACACGCTGGCTGCTGTATGATAACAATGGCCAGCTCATTGGCCGCATCGCTGCTTTTATTAACTATGAAAAAGCCTATAAGCATCCGCAACCTACCGGTGGCGCCGGCTTTTTTGACTGTATCAATGATATAAAAGCTGCTCACTTATTGCTTGGTACCGCCAAGGCCTGGCTGCAGGGACATGGGATGGAAGCGATGGAAGGACCTGTCAACTTTGGCGAGAACGATAAATTCTGGGGATTGCTCATAGAGGGATTTAAGCCCCCCAGCCTGGGCATGAACTACAATCCTCCCTACTACCAGCACTTTTTTGAGTCCTATGGATTTGAAAAATCCTACGACCAGCTTACCAACTTCCTGGACATCACCGTGCCATTCACAGAACGCTTTACCAAAATAGCCGACTGGGTTATGAAAAAGCCCGGTTACTCCTTTCGTCATTTTGATAAAAAGCATTTTGTCAAATTTGCCGAAGACTTCCGCGAGATCTATAATGATGGCTGGAGCACATTCGATAACTTCACGCCTATAGAAATGGGCGTTATTAAAGAATCCTTCCGCCAGATGAAAGCCATCATGGATGAAAGGATCCTGTGGTTCGCCTATTACAATGAGGAACCTATTGGCTTTGTGGTATGCCTGCCGGATATCAACCAGGTATTGAAACACGTGAACGGCAAACTAAACCTCTGGGGCAAGCTAAAATTCCTGTGGTACAAAAAAACAATGACCATAGATCGTCTCCGCATCATCATCCTGGGTTGCAAAAAGAAGTACCAGAACCATGGCATCGAATCGGCGCTCATCCGTTCCCTCCAGTTGGAAGTAGTGCCCCGTGGCACCGTGAAAGGGGTGGAGCTGGCCTGGGTGGGTGACTTCAATGATAAAATGCTGGCTATCCATGCTGCCACTGGCGCTAAGTTGGATAAAGTACA
- a CDS encoding TonB-dependent receptor domain-containing protein has product MRSIAGLILFTLCLFSQLQAQRTRYANLKGTVIDSASRQPVEAATVSIFLVADSTLINYGITNKKGEFLIKEIPQAKPCRVMVSYSGLNTHIQDFIISPETKELIINTVQLRKVFSEMEEIIVSAQRPPVMIKKDTLEFNAGSFKTPVNGVVEDLLKQLPGVEVDAEGNITINGKKVSKITVDGKDFFGSDFKITSKNLPKDIIDKVQVVDHKTREAQFNKITTGNEDKAINLTLKKDKKKGLFGRVSTGYGSDKRYESGASINFFNGPLQLNFIGFANNTNRQSFSGGDFSMGKPSSSFGGGGSGITETRAAGLNFSNEFSKKLRINGSYFYNNSAMTNTIKARRQNILPDTTFFYNSSTNSANNNESHRVHVNIDYKPDSMTDIYVNTFFNTSANKSTTANDALSTSIKGDPINAATNTFTGRSDDKNTGLEVFFGHRLNKQGRGFTLSMNYNYNDRLALDKNDGRTVFYKTDGSSTADTLDQQSNTTASNNMLSLSTSWTEPLAKQLSLIFQYNYSSGNGHSDKITNRFNPLTGQYDERDTLFSNAFRNRNLSHTPNISFSYNQNKLNATIGAGVQWLEQENVSEQAKNSLVQHYTNLFPSANIGYRFSKTGNINLNYSGRSQQPSIDQLQPVPDNSNTLYIRLGNPDLKPSFFHNINLNLQQYNSKAYWNAGIGFSTVNNQIIYETWFDSVQISRPVNTDGNYNVSYNLSFSRSWKKKGWSLRLTLGNNGYYNRNISFTNKVENITQTYNLSQRIGLTYTFKELLTLMPTFIMRYSDSRYSIEQTQQAENITKALTMNAFLNWPKRLILENNIQYNYNSRTAPGFPKGVTMWNMAANYQLFKNRQGILRLAVYDLLKQNTSIFRSVTPTYIEDTQVQVLQQYFLVSFIYNLKRFGK; this is encoded by the coding sequence ATGCGTTCTATTGCTGGTCTTATTTTGTTTACCTTATGCCTATTTTCCCAACTCCAGGCACAGCGTACCCGTTATGCCAACCTCAAAGGTACTGTCATTGACTCAGCCAGCCGCCAGCCGGTAGAAGCGGCTACCGTTTCCATTTTCCTGGTTGCCGATTCCACCCTGATCAATTATGGTATTACCAATAAAAAGGGGGAATTCCTGATTAAAGAGATACCCCAGGCCAAGCCCTGCCGGGTAATGGTATCCTATAGCGGACTTAACACTCATATACAGGATTTTATCATTTCTCCGGAAACCAAGGAACTGATTATTAATACGGTCCAGTTACGAAAGGTTTTTTCCGAAATGGAGGAGATCATTGTTTCGGCCCAGCGGCCTCCTGTTATGATCAAGAAAGATACCCTGGAATTCAATGCCGGATCTTTTAAAACACCTGTGAACGGGGTGGTGGAAGACCTGCTGAAGCAGTTGCCAGGCGTAGAAGTAGATGCGGAGGGTAATATTACTATTAATGGTAAAAAAGTATCCAAGATCACGGTGGACGGCAAAGACTTTTTTGGCAGCGACTTCAAGATTACTTCCAAAAACCTGCCGAAGGATATTATTGATAAGGTACAGGTGGTAGACCATAAGACCCGGGAAGCCCAGTTTAATAAGATCACCACTGGCAATGAGGACAAGGCCATTAACCTCACGCTCAAAAAAGACAAGAAAAAAGGACTGTTTGGCAGGGTCAGCACCGGTTATGGATCGGACAAGCGGTATGAATCCGGCGCCAGCATTAATTTTTTCAATGGCCCCCTGCAATTAAATTTCATCGGGTTTGCCAATAATACCAACCGGCAGAGTTTTTCAGGTGGCGACTTTTCGATGGGTAAGCCTTCCAGCAGTTTTGGCGGTGGCGGCAGCGGCATTACAGAAACCAGGGCTGCAGGGCTGAATTTCAGCAACGAGTTCAGCAAAAAACTGCGTATTAATGGCAGTTATTTTTACAATAACAGCGCAATGACGAACACGATTAAAGCAAGAAGGCAGAATATCCTGCCCGATACCACTTTTTTCTATAACTCTTCTACCAACAGTGCCAATAATAATGAAAGCCACCGGGTGCATGTGAATATTGACTATAAGCCCGACAGTATGACGGATATTTATGTAAATACTTTTTTCAACACTTCGGCCAATAAGTCTACTACAGCCAATGACGCACTTTCAACCAGCATCAAGGGGGATCCCATTAATGCAGCCACGAATACATTTACCGGCCGGTCGGACGATAAGAATACCGGACTGGAAGTGTTTTTTGGGCATCGCCTGAATAAGCAGGGAAGGGGCTTTACATTGAGCATGAATTATAATTACAATGACCGCCTGGCATTGGACAAGAATGATGGAAGGACTGTATTTTATAAAACCGATGGCAGCAGTACAGCAGATACTTTGGACCAGCAGAGTAATACGACAGCTTCTAATAATATGCTCAGCCTTTCTACCTCCTGGACAGAACCGCTTGCCAAACAATTAAGCCTGATCTTCCAATATAATTATAGCAGTGGCAATGGCCATTCAGACAAGATCACAAACCGGTTCAATCCGCTTACGGGGCAATATGACGAGCGGGATACCCTATTCAGTAATGCTTTCAGAAACCGCAATCTTTCCCATACGCCCAATATTTCATTCTCGTACAACCAGAATAAACTCAATGCTACTATTGGCGCGGGCGTGCAATGGCTTGAGCAGGAAAATGTATCAGAACAAGCGAAGAATTCATTAGTACAACACTATACAAATCTTTTCCCTTCCGCCAATATTGGCTACCGGTTCAGCAAAACCGGCAATATCAACCTTAATTATAGCGGACGCAGCCAGCAGCCCTCCATTGACCAGTTGCAACCGGTACCCGACAACAGCAATACGCTGTATATCAGGTTAGGCAATCCTGATCTTAAGCCTTCATTTTTTCACAATATTAACCTTAACCTCCAGCAGTATAATAGCAAGGCTTACTGGAATGCCGGCATAGGTTTTAGTACTGTGAATAACCAGATTATTTATGAAACCTGGTTCGACAGTGTGCAGATAAGCAGGCCGGTAAATACAGATGGCAATTACAACGTATCGTATAATCTCAGCTTCAGCCGTAGCTGGAAGAAAAAGGGCTGGTCATTGCGCCTTACCCTGGGCAATAATGGCTATTATAACAGGAATATTTCTTTTACCAATAAGGTGGAAAATATCACCCAAACTTACAACCTGTCCCAACGCATTGGGCTTACTTATACATTCAAAGAGTTGCTTACCCTGATGCCTACTTTTATTATGCGGTATAGTGACAGCCGGTATTCCATAGAGCAAACACAGCAGGCAGAGAATATTACCAAGGCACTTACCATGAATGCATTTTTAAACTGGCCCAAGCGGCTTATTCTTGAAAATAATATCCAGTACAATTATAACAGCCGTACAGCGCCCGGTTTCCCCAAAGGCGTTACTATGTGGAATATGGCTGCCAATTACCAGTTGTTTAAGAACAGGCAGGGAATATTGCGCCTGGCCGTTTATGACCTGCTGAAACAAAATACCAGCATTTTCCGCAGTGTTACACCCACCTATATTGAAGACACACAGGTACAGGTATTACAGCAGTATTTCCTGGTAAGCTTTATTTATAACCTGAAACGGTTTGGTAAATAA